Below is a window of Rhipicephalus sanguineus isolate Rsan-2018 chromosome 9, BIME_Rsan_1.4, whole genome shotgun sequence DNA.
TTCTAGATCTTGTCTGATAAGAAATCCCCTGTCTGCCATAACGCTATCACCGGGCTCCAGAAGGTTATACAATCCACTTTGCCGTGTTATTTCTCTGTCGGATATGCGACCTGGTGATAAGTCGGACACAAATGAAATGAAACCATTTGGTGCAATTCCAATCAGTCCCTTGGCAGTGTTGTGGCTTTTGTAGGTGCTAAATGTATCACCTTGGACACTATAATCGGAAGGAGCTTCTATAAACAGTTCTGTGCAATCAAGTATCACCCTCGTTGACGGGTACAGTGCCTTGAAGGATTCTGGCATGTTAATGGACACTGTTTGACGTGACGGCCAGATTGTAATCTGAACAAGAATGTCATGCAGAAAATCTACCCAATATGAAAACAGATTACTTATAGTAGATGAGCTTACACCAAAGCGGTATGCCAAATCTTCCTCTAGCAATCCTACTCGAAGTCTGCATAGAATGAGAAGAAGCTGTTCTCTCACACTGAGGAGGGTTCGTCGACCAGTATTTGATGTCTTTGTTACTGCATGCTTAGCTTCTATAAACTGCACAAAGAACTCAAATCGTGGCAGTGAAGTGAAACCAGTATAAAACTGCAGCCATCTTTCATCCTTAAATACTTCTTCAAAACTTGTGGTTCCTTTGGTAGTGCTCACTTTTTCTTGTGCCCGCTGCAGCTTTTCATTGTGAAGCCTGCTTTCCAACTCTGTTAAATTAGCTGCAAGGTGGCTGTTTTCCTTCTGAAGCTTGTCATTTTTCTCCTGAAGCTCTCTGCAGGTAGTAAGCAGTATTTCGACTCTTGCCTTGTAGAGAACAGCAGCCTCAGATACTGGCCCGACGGCGTATTTGTGGTCCCACTCTGAATATGAAGAAATGCACCAATATGGGTAAGCATATGCACACAGGGATACGAGCAGCAATGCACAAAACAACCGGTTATATGCAATACCAATAGTGTAACTGTTAGGGTTGGCAGGTGAAAGTACCGCATGGAATGTACAGTGCAACACCTCATTATGGAAAGTATAAAACAGTGTATGCAGGTACCTCAAGATTGAGCGTTGCATGTTTACTGGAGTTCGCATCAAGACTGACATCTATTTCAAGAGATAAAAAATGTGAGTATGTAGGACGACCAACAAAGAATCATTATTCAGCAAAGC
It encodes the following:
- the LOC119406039 gene encoding uncharacterized protein LOC119406039 isoform X1, which codes for MPKKKEGGGQTCCVPGCDNNTRKTPYVSFHCFPKDNALRKEWIRRINRRGTAGRFSLWQPSKHHKICGAHFNRTGRKQYMDRYPTIFPHRTYAERGLPVKAASAKRRKRARSGGATNVILEEEQAIGSMVEIWTTQEDSSTCALPCSSAALPTSSGSPERLEVMGAEPQHEKEWDHKYAVGPVSEAAVLYKARVEILLTTCRELQEKNDKLQKENSHLAANLTELESRLHNEKLQRAQEKVSTTKGTTSFEEVFKDERWLQFYTGFTSLPRFEFFVQFIEAKHAVTKTSNTGRRTLLSVREQLLLILCRLRVGLLEEDLAYRFGVSSSTISNLFSYWVDFLHDILVQITIWPSRQTVSINMPESFKALYPSTRVILDCTELFIEAPSDYSVQGDTFSTYKSHNTAKGLIGIAPNGFISFVSDLSPGRISDREITRQSGLYNLLEPGDSVMADRGFLIRQDLEELGVSLNIPPMMNGRKQLSASDEKKTRSIANLRIHVERVIREVKKYRILHGVFPNAMACKLNKIWKICCYLNHFTHEPLLDRQCSVVRE
- the LOC119406039 gene encoding uncharacterized protein LOC119406039 isoform X2 — translated: MDRYPTIFPHRTYAERGLPVKAASAKRRKRARSGGATNVILEEEQAIGSMVEIWTTQEDSSTCALPCSSAALPTSSGSPERLEVMGAEPQHEKEWDHKYAVGPVSEAAVLYKARVEILLTTCRELQEKNDKLQKENSHLAANLTELESRLHNEKLQRAQEKVSTTKGTTSFEEVFKDERWLQFYTGFTSLPRFEFFVQFIEAKHAVTKTSNTGRRTLLSVREQLLLILCRLRVGLLEEDLAYRFGVSSSTISNLFSYWVDFLHDILVQITIWPSRQTVSINMPESFKALYPSTRVILDCTELFIEAPSDYSVQGDTFSTYKSHNTAKGLIGIAPNGFISFVSDLSPGRISDREITRQSGLYNLLEPGDSVMADRGFLIRQDLEELGVSLNIPPMMNGRKQLSASDEKKTRSIANLRIHVERVIREVKKYRILHGVFPNAMACKLNKIWKICCYLNHFTHEPLLDRQCSVVRE